AGAGAATATTATCTAATACTTCTGGATAACGGAAAATGTTATTACAACAATATATCTCAGAAGTTAACTGGACTTAAAAAGTATATGCTTTCGCTAAAAAACCTACAGGTTGGAATAGCAGTCTTTAAATTTGGAACAGGATTTGGATTGATAGTAAGAGAATTTATATATATTTGGAGTGGCTTTCACGAAGAATGTGTAGAATACATAATTGCTAATGATTTTGAAAGAGATAGAGCATATAGATATATTAATGCTATAAGAGCATCAGATTTAGAAAACCAGAACTCAATAATTTTTTCTTTGTGTGATTATTTTTATAAGGGCATTGGAAGGTATTATTGTATCCTTGAAATTAAGGATGGTGCGGCTAAATGGAACAGAGTTGGTGATTACTCTTTATACAAAGAATTACCTTTCAATCAGTATCCCCAAATTGACTCACCAATAAAAAAAGGGTGGCTGGTTATTCAAGACTTGTTGATAAAGAATGGAAGCATATACTTTTTTACAGTTGGTGAGGAAAAAAATCATTATAAATACGGTATGGATATGGCTATTCTTTCAAAGAACGATTTAGACGGAAATATTATCACAATTAGGGAGATAGAAAAGGGTTACGGCTCTTTTAGTAGTTCGAAAGATTATTTAATCGTTCGACCTTTAAATAATAAATCTAAACTCATTTTATATAAATTAGATGATAACAGTGAAAATGCTTTAACGTTGAATACTAAAAGGAACTTAGGTAATTTAAATAAAGATTTTTTAAAGTTTGATTTTTACTATGATGGACTCTGGATATATAATACTGATGGGGTTAGTTGTTGTAAGTTGATGTTTTAAATAATGGCAGGATGTAATTCCTAGAGGTGATGAAATGGATGTTTATGATATTTCAAATATCGTTGATATTAATAAAGATGGGTTGTTTTACTTGGATGAAGATGGAGATAAACAACATATAGATTTTTATATGTGCAGAAGCAACTGGGTAAAGCATGTTAACGAATCAAAAAAGTATATCACTTGGGATGGAGAACCAGTGAGAGAAATTTCTGAGGGTGACTCTAATTGTGTTGGACAGCGTGACTGGTTTTCTGAAAAACCGTATTATGAATTCTTTACAAATCCCATAATCAGATTTGAAATTGCACCGAAACGAAGGTTTTGGGAAGTTTTTAATAGACATTGGGTACAGAGGTATTATCCAAGTTTTTATAGTATTCAGAAGAGAATAAATGATGCTGGTTGGTCTACTTTTGACTTGGGATAAAAGTTTTATAAGGAGTGCAGAATCATATGGTGATGTGTCCTTTTTGCGATGGACAAGGTGTAATTAATAAAGCAAAAGTTATCAAAAATGATATGTTAATATTTATCTGTGATGAATGTGATACAGTATGGCTTACAAATGATATTCGAGAGGATAATTGCGTTAATTATCATAAGTTTATTAACGAACAAGGTCTTAAAGGTTTGTGGTCGGAATTATACGACATTAAAAGAATATAGAGTGAATTTAAAGAATAAGGTTCTTTGACTAAAAACTCAAATAAGGGCCTAATCCCGAATCACATTCTGATTAAGCCCCATATCATTGTTACTTTTTTGCGAGAGGCAGTTTTTCAACTTCGCTTCGTAGATGCTCAGTATTGACATGAGCATATATTTGAGTGCTGTTGAGGTCGGAATGACCAAGCAATTTTTGTATTGAGAGTATAGAGGCTCCGTTCAAGGCCAGATGGCTTGCATATGTATGTCTAAGGGTATGTATGGTATAGCCTTTTTTATCTAAACCAGACTTCCGCATATACAATCTAAAAGTTTGTTCTAAAGGAGTAGCAGAAAGTCGATTTCCTTTTGCTGATATAAATAGTGCATGATTTGTTAGCGGTAGCCTTGTTTGAAGGTATTTCCACAAGTCTGAAATCAAGGGTTCAGTCATTGGAATAACTCGCTGCTTTTTACCCTTGCCGTTTCTAACAGTTATAATTTTTTCTCCGAAGTCAATATCATCCCAATTCAAATCCAGTAATTCCTGACGACGCATTCCTGTCATAAGAAAGCATTCAAAGATACAAAGATTGCGGAGAACACTATCGGGGGAGTATTTTTGCGGCATTGTAAGAAGAAGTTGAATCTCCTCAATTGATAAATACTTTGGTATCGTTTCGGGCGATTTGGGAGCATGTATTGCAAACATGGGATTTTTCATAATATACTCCTGCTCCATTAGGAACTTGTAATAGGAACTAAGACAGTGGACCCTTCTGCGGATGGTCTCTACTGCATAATTTTTATCAGTTTTCAAATGAGCCAGATATCGCCGAATAATTGGAGTAGTAACAGTATTCAACTTTGGTTGTATACCATTGACCCTTAAAAAATTTAAAAATTGCTTAAAGTCACTTGTGTAATTGTCAACTGTGTAGTGCGAAACATCCTTCTCAGCCTTTAAATAGTCGATGAATTCGTCAAAATAATAGTCCAGATTCATACATGTATCCTCCTGCATATAAAATGGTTATTATGGAAGGATGTGTTACGGATAACAGTCTATAACCTGGTTATAAAACTGTTATTTTCAAGCCCTAAACTCCAAGGTTCATGAAATCCATTAACTACGCCGAAAAGTACATGTACGGGGTCTCTGCAAGAGACCCCGGCTTACAGACTTACTCAATACAATTATCAGGAACACCTGCTTTTAAGGCGGGTGTTTTTGTGTGCGCTTTTATTTTATCAGTGGGATTATAAAACAAAATGAGGGTGATGTGATTTAATGGGGATATTGGATTTGATTAAACCATTTGGTCGAATTACATATAAACCTATGCAAAACGGGGTTGAAATATCTTTAATATGAATATTGCTACTTGTTTATTTGTAAAAATTCTTATTAGTGAAAATAATATGAAAGGTTATGAAATAATTGAGCTTTTAAAAAGTAAATCAGCGAATTCTTTGATAGATATTATATCGCAACTGAAATCAGAAAAATCCATATAATATGGTAGTCATTTAGGCTGATATTGAGGCAGGTGCCTGTTGTTTTAGTGTCAAACGACTCCATGCGTGACCTTCGCAAAAAATCAGTAGGCCTTGTCTTGATAATTTTTCGCCGCGTCTATGGGACATCCTGTCCCGAGACGCTAAAAATGCCGTCCGTGGCATTTTTGCTGAAAAATTATCAAGCCTTCGGCCACTGATTTTAATGCTTATGTTAAGACTTAAATTATGTAAAGAAATGTGGCCTCAGTCCAGCAAAACCAATGAACTGAGCCTTCATTTCTTTACATAATAATTATCTTTTGTTAAAATTCTTAAGCCATGTTTTTAAATCATTATTGTTGTCCCATTGTGCATCTTCTGGTGGAACGATTTCTTTGCTCGCTGCCTCTATAGCTTTACGTTTTAACTTTGCATCTGTGCGGGCGTAGATTTCAGTCGTAACTACACTAGAATGACCAAGAAGGTCTCTGATATACATTAAATCAACACCTGATGTAACTAGTTCCATGGCCATAGTATGGCGCATTTTATGTGCACTCAGATCATTTGGTATAAGCTCAGAATTAATCCTTTTGGCTTTAATTCCGTATTTCTTCAGGACATAATTGATTCCCTGTCTGGTAAAAGGGGTTTTCATATGATTCTTAAAAAGTGTTTCCTCATACCTAGCTTCATTAGCATAGCCCATTGTTTCCAGATATCTTTTTATGTGTGGCACAGCTGTTCTCATTAGCGGTACATACCGACCCTTGTTGCCTTTTCCATGAATTCTAATTGTATAAGGCTCTGTCAGCGAGATATCTTTTACTCTAACATTGATAAGCTCTGTGACTCTTATGCCAGTTGTATATAAAATAAGCAGAATCACATAATCCCACAAACCATTCGTTCGGGTTACATCAATCTGTTCAACAAGCAAATTAACACCATCGGTCTTCATATATGAGATTTCCTTTCGCTGTGTCTTTTTTAAAGGAATACCAAGTATTCTCTGATATTCATCAAGATAATCAGGAAACTCGTATTTTAGATAATGCACAAATCCTTTTAATGCAGCCAGTCTCTGATTACGTGTAGAAGGACTGTTTTCTCGACTTGCTCCAAGCCAGTTTAAATAACCAGTTACTGTTTCTCTTGTAAAATCCGATAAAACAATCCTTTCAGCAGATATCTTTTTTACTGATTCCATGTATTCTAGATACAATATAAAAGCATATCTGTATGAATCAATTGACTGTGGAGAATTTCCCCTTTCATTTGGCATATATTGAGTAAAATATTTATTCAGATATACCGCAAAATCAGTTGTTTTCATCTGCTGTACCTCCAAATATTCTGTCAACCATTCCGTGAAATTTTTCCTCGATGTAAGGAAACAACTGCACGGTAAGCCTGACGTATTTTTCTGTTGCATAAATAGTCTTATGCCCCAGATATGTTGAGAGTATTGGAAGAGCAACATACATATCAAATCCTGAATTAATCATCTGCTTAAATGCATAGACTGCCATATGATGTCTCCAGTCGTGAATCCGTGGACCCTTTCCATCACCAAGATAAGGAATCCCAGCTTTAAAAAGGAACTCTCTATGATTATCGTATATCGTCTTTTCATCGAGACGACCACCATTGGCGTTGGTAAATATATAGTCATCATCATTAAGCATGTAAAAACATTTTTCAGCATAACAGTTAAGCAGTTCCTTAAGATCATCACCAACTATAACATAGCGTTGACGGTTGTTTTTTGTTTCGTTCAGTTGTAGAATCCCTTTATCAAGGTCCACATCTTTCCTTCGTATTCCAAGAGTTTCATTTATTCTTGTACCACAGCAATACAGAATTCGAAAAAGCACTGGATATTGTATTGCATCTTTACGATTCCTACAGCTACTATAGTTGTCAACTGCCATAAAATATCTGTCACTTTCTTCATTTGTATAGATATGAGGTTGAAAATCAGTTCCTTTAAATTTAACATCCCTAGTTATATACACATCATATCCTTTGATACTCAGGTATATAAGAAAGTGCTTGATACCATTAATACGGCTATAATGAGTTGTATGTGATTCGCATTCCTTCTTTTCCAACCATTTAGACGCATGGCATACTGTAAAAACTGGTTCTGTCAGGTTATACTCAATACAAAATTTATCAAAACCTATCAGCATTCTTCTGAAATTTTCACCATTATATCCCGCTGTAGTTTTGTCCTTGATGTACTGTATTATATCATCTGCGAATACAGAGCTGAACTTATATCTTGCCATGGTTGCCCTCCTTATTGTAAAATGGAGAGTGCATTGCTGGCATAGGAAGCACGCACTGTTTCAATCTGCCATAATCTACTGATATATATGTACTCGTGGTTTCTGTGCGTTGATGACCCATAACAGTACTTATGATTGGCATAGAAATATTTTTCTTTAAAAGATTTGTCGCCAGGCTATGGCGCATGGCATGAGGTCCGTGCTTCTTATTCTGCCAGTTTTTGATTCCAGCGCGCTTCATATATTTTGTTACGACAGAATGTATTGTTGGAGATGAGAGTGGTTTTCCTTTATTAGCATTTTCAGCAGAAACTATTATCTGCGGAGCATCGGATAATGGTCTTCCATACTTCAGATAATCAATAATAGCATTTCCAATTGATGCGAGCAGTGGAAATTCAACAGGAAAATCCGTCTTGTGCTGATTAATGCGGATGACGTTTCTATCCCAATCAATGTCATCAAAGCAAAGATTGGTAATATCTTTTGCTCTCAAGCCGTATTCTGTAGCAAGAAGGAGTATTAGGTAGTCCCTTTTTCCTATGGAGGATGCCCTTTCAACAGAAATCAGAACTTCTTTAATTTCATCCTCTTCATATGTAGTAGGCAATTTGCAGTCCTTTCTGTAATTATCAGGCAAAATATATATAGATGTATCTTTTTGCGAATATTTATTATCATAAGCATACCGTAGAAAGAGACTTAAATTTCTTGCTGCATTGTGTCTAGATGCAAGAGTATAGTTCATTGAAATGAAAAAAGCTTCTGTTTCTTCAATGCACAGATCGTTAAGAGTGATATTTTTACTATTGAGAAACTTGCAAAAGTCATAAAGATACAATCTCTTATTTTCAAGGGTCTTCTCTGCAAGCAAAAGTTCATTCCGACAAAACTCAAGATATTCCTGTGACACTTTCCCAACAAGACCATCAAATATGTATTCGATACTTGGACATCGAAATTCAAAATTCCTATTTTTCTGGTATGAAATGAGCATTCTTACAGACCTAAGTTTTTCTCTAAAAGATGCTGGAGATCTGACGGGCATAAGATGCGTGCCAAACTCCTCATCACAATATCGATTACCTGTAGCCTCATCAAAATCATTTAGATGATTCGATCTCATCCATTTCCTTAAAGAATCCCAATTTTGTTTGATTCGTTCATAATACTTGGTAGTATACTCTCGATGGCTAAGTTCTTCATCACAAAGAGCTACTAATTCTTCAAAATCCATTGCCATATATCAATTCCTCCTAAAAGTGATTTAAATATATGGTCACACGAATGTTAGATTATGTAAAGAAATGAAGGCTCAGTTCATTGGTTTTGCTGGACTAAGGCCACATTTCTTTACATAATTTAAGTCTTAACATAAGCTTTTGCAGCACCATCCCTAACAGAAGCATGTATTTCTATGATGCCAAGGGAACCAAGAATAAGGCTCAATTGCTTGTTCACATAGGTAAAACCATTGTCACAATAAATTTTTTTGCAAAGACCGTAACGAGCTATAGCTTCTTTTAAAACCTGTTGAAAGTTGTATGCATTGTCGTTGTAAAAAAAGCGCGCACCAACAATTAGTCTTGCATGATCATCAACAATATGAAAAAGATACGTCTTACGTTTTACTCCGTTTTCAGTTATGTAGATACTATGGCAAGTATCAGCCTGATACATGTCACAAGGAAATTCTTCTTCAAAAGCCTTACGGTCTTTCATATTAGGATTTCTTGCAGATTTTAGGTCGTTTTTCTTAATGAATCTTTGTACAGCTGAAACAGATACTTCTGATTGTTTGATAAAACCGTCCTCAATAAGCTTGGTGTATATTAATGTTGCATTAATGCGAGGAAACTGTTGTTTAATGCGGAATAGTTCTTCTATTGCAGTATCAGGTAGAGCACGGGATGCCCCTAAATCAGAACGGACCTTTGGCATCAAACCATCCATTCCATATCTTTTGTAACGAGCCTCCCATTTTTCAAATGTATTGTAGTTGTAAAGTAGCTCTTTCCCATTTGGCATTTTAAATGGTTTCTCAGCAATCTTTTTGTAATAAGCTGTTTTTGTAGGCTCAGTAAACAACCCCTGTAGTACAGGAGCTATAGCACCAAAACGAATATGCGCAATTTCCACGGCTTCACTATATTTTTTGTCATTAAAAGTGTCATTCATGACACAAATCACCTCCTGCTCACATCATAACAGGGGGTAAAGCATAAAGAAATTTCGATTTTATGTGAAAGATAAAATACAAAAATGAACTGATTTTATGGCGGATTATATTTAGCTTTTTTGATGTGAGTATTTTGCAGGAATGAAACACCTGCAATTAGAAAAAATTCTTCAAGTTTATATAAAAGGTTTTCTGAATTCAGAAACTGTATTGATGATGTGCAAGCATCTTCAAGAAGACCAATCCAGATTTTCTTTTGATTTAGGAACAAGCTTTTCCATGAGTAGAGAGTGGAAACAGAAATATTATATTTGGCACAGATATCTGTTACTGTGATTGATCTGTTGAAATAATCTCTCATAACTGCAAGGATAAACAAAAAGCTGTATGAGCAGTATGGAATGATAGATTCCGGTAGTATTGCATGGGTATGTCCACAAGATGAACACTGGTATCTTGTAACAGTAATTTGATAATATACAACACACCCGTTTTCAAAAGAAACAAGATAACGGTTGTATTGAGAATGCTTCTTCCAGTCAGGATGCTTTGTTTTACAACAAGGACACTTGAATTCTGATATTATGAATCCTGACATGGATTTAAGAAAAAATCCTTAGCAGAAATATTAATAAATTTTATCTTGCACAACAGGTTAAAAACTCTTATCATAATAGTATGTTTGTTGTTTTTGTGTTAATTTTTATTAGCATGAACAAAAAAGAGAAAGAGACTGTGGTGAGTAGCTTTCTCTTTTTTTGTTATAATAAAAATATAAAAAATATGATTACAAAGGTCAAGAGGTAACTGATAAAAAAATGCCCTGGACTGCGTCAAAGTAAAATCAGATGCTTAGGTAAAAACCAGAATTTAATTTGCAGTAATTTCTTGAAATTAGAGGAAACTAAATTGTCGTTCTACAATAAGAAACAACAAGGATTTTGCAGGAACAACACCTGAGTCGGGCATAATAATTAATCTTAAATTTGGAAAAGGAATTTTGATTTTGAATTCAGGCAGTGATTTTGAGATTCAGAGAGATGATGTAAGACCTAAAAATGTATCTTATTGGGCTAAACAACAGGATATAAGGGATTATCTTAGAAGACTGGCAGCAGGTATAGATAAATAAATCTAAGAAATTTGAGGGGTAGATTGTTTAGTTTGAAAGTAAGCGTACAATACAACCCATCTGTTAATCAATTTGTTAGCATGAGATAATACACCAAAAACCAGGAGGCGTCTTATGTTATATAAAGAATGGGAAAAGTTAATTAGAGANNNNNNNNNNNNNNNNNNNNNNNNNNNNNNNNNNNNNNNNNNNNNNNNNNNNNNNNNNNNNNNNNNNNNNNNNNNNNNNNNNNNNNNNNNNNNNNNNNNNAATATCTGACTTATTTGCTGGAAACGCTTCCAAATGTAGATGTCAAAGATCAGAGTGTGCTGGATTCCTTAATGCCTTGGTCGGATGATTTGCCTGAATCCTGCAGACTTAATAATAAGATTTTACAACAGAAGGAGTAGTAATTGTAGACGGGTTGTATTTTACGCTTACGTTTGAAAAGGAGTGGGGTTTTTATGAAGAAGCACTGGTTTATAGCCCTAAAACACAAACTTGCTATTTATGACCCATAACTAGGTATTTATACACTTCCTGATATGAATAAAATTTGAAAAGAAAATCCGAGGGGCACAGAAATTGATAAGAGAAATTAAGGAGGTGCTGTTATTGACTCAAAAGGTTGAAAAATCATTAAGTAAACTAATCGGCCTAATAATTAAAAAATTAGAATCTGGAATTGATGTTAATGATTCTAAGGAATTAAGAGATGCCCTTAGTCTTTTAGAAACTTTAATTTCGGTGGAACTTAGGAAAAAATACAACGAATGGGCATATGAAAGTCTAGATGGAATATATGTCGGACAAATAACAATGACAGGCAAGAACCAAATCAGCATTATTGGGATGTGTGTCTTGATATCAGACCAAAGTTATATACCTATTTATGTTCATACTAGAATTTCAGATTCATCGGATGAAATAGATTGGATGGACTGTAAATTAGCCGAATACGGAGGAAACGGAATAATAAAGATACCTCGCAATTCTAACCAATGGAATAAGCAGATGTATGCTTTAGATGTAAATAAAATTAATTGGCATTACTCGATAAGTTATGGAAAAGAAATTTAAATTGAGTTATAGATATTTTGAACATATTTTCTGTTTTGTACATATCCCATTTTAATATTAATCAGTAAGGTGATTTATGGAACAATATAAAAATACATGGTTTATTTATCGTTGGTTTTACGAAAATGGTGAAGATTTAATCCATCCTGAAGATTTGAAACGGTTTAAGGAAAGGTTTCGATGTCATGGAAACTGCCTGTTTTTCTGTGTAGGTGCAGATAAAGAATATATTATTTTCAAATATAAAGAAGAGTTGTTCAGAGTTAAACCAAATTTATATAAAAGGGTAGGAATGCCTATATATTCATATGGAGAGCATTTAAAATTAAAGAAATATCCAGATGCTATATGCGAAGTTGATGATATTAGGTGGCATTCAGATAGGTATGAACCATTTTATACCCTTATTGTAGATGGTAAAAAGAAATCTAAAAGTTATTATGAGGATGAATTTTTATTAGAAGTGAATATCTGACAATCACAATACCCCAAAATATTAAAGTGGTTGTTGTATGCGAAATGCGAAAATACATTGAAGCCCTTGAACTAGAATTAGAGTTTACGTGCGGCAATTCAGAAATCCTAAATGATATTTCTGAATCAAAAAGTTTACTTTTTAGATTGGTATTGACAAAGGACCATGAGAAAAGAAAAGTGGCCCTCAAAAATACCTTTCAATTTAGTACCTTGATATTTAAAAAAATATTTATTGTGAATTGAAAGCTGTGATTGTATAATGTTCACAATACATTAGTTAACTGCTGAACGTCAATGAATAAAGGCATTAGGGGTGGTGTCATTTTATGCAGCATTATTAAGCTGTAAAGGTGCACCAGAGTGGAGCACTTTTACGATAGCGATTCCATATATAAAAATAAGGCTGAAAGGAAGATTATATGATTAAGAAATTTGATGTAAATGATTTAGATAAATGTGCAAAAATTATGATGTTAGTTTATAACAATGAATATTGGCAGTGCCAATGGTCGCTGGAAACGGCAAAGGCCTATTTGATGGATTATGTGGAAGGTAAAAAATTTATTGGTTATACACTGTGGATAGATAATGTCATCAAAGGAGCCATATTCTGTCATGAAAAAATATGGTGGAATAACAATGAAATTTTTATCGATGAAATGTTTGTATCACCAGAGATTCAAAGACAAGGTTATGGAACTGAACTTCTGAATATAATCGAAAATCATATTAAAGAGCATAACTTGGCGGGCTTTACACTATCAACTAACCGCTTTACTCCTGCTCCAAATTTCTACAGGAAAAATGGTTTTTCAGACGCCGAACATGTGCTTTTTATGTACAAAGAAATATGATAAATTCTTGATATGAACTGTTTTTATCTATCTGAATTAATAAAAATCTAAAGGAATAAGTAATAAGTTTTACTAGATTTCATTAGATAAACTTCAAGATTTAATCGTTTTATAAGGAGGCAAAATATGATTTATTTTAAAACACAGCGGTTGGTATTCCGAGACTGGAAAGAACAAGACCTAAATGAATTTCGGATAATGAATAAGGATACAAGGGTAATGAAATATTTTGCTAAAACACTTATTGATGAGGAAACAGATAGATTTTATAATATAATTCAAGATGAATTCAGAAATTACGGGTACGGTCTTTATGCGGTTGAAACAAGACATAATAATGGATTTATAGGTTTTATTGGGTTCCATTGGGCAAACTTCAATTCACAATTTACTCCTTGCATTGAAATAGGCTGGAGGCTTAAATATGAAGCATGGGGTAATGGGTTTGCAACAGAAGGAGCAAAGGCATGTTTAAAATATGGATTCGAAACATTAGAATTCAATAAAATATATAGTTTCACCTCGAAAATTAATCTTCAGTCTGAAAATGTAATGAAAAAAATTGGTATGGTAAAAGTTATGGAATTTGAGCATCCAAACATTATTGAAGACAGTCTTTTGAGAAAGCATGTTCTTTATGCTATTGAATTAAATCAGATGAAGGTGTAAAAGAATAGAGAATTTGAAACTTGTTTGTTTTGACCTTGATGATTCACCATTAGGAGTTACACTATGGAAATAGAATACTTTGATATTAACAAGATAAATAATGACCAGTTTGACTTTGCAATAGTCTGTGCCGTTTATAAAGGCAAATGGGTTTTTGTAAAGCAAAGAAACAGGGATACATGGGATATGCCAGGTGGGCATAAAGAAGAAAATGAAGATGTCAATGTAACTGCCTCAAGGGAATTATATGAGGAAACTGGGACATTGGATCATGAAATTGAGCCACTATATGATTACTCTGTCACTATTGGGGAAACAACTACCTATGGAAGGTTGTTTTATGCTAAAGTTATTAAAATAGGGTTTTTGCCTGAAAGTGAAATAAGTGAAGTGAGATTTTTTAAAATTGTACCAGATAATCTTACCTATCCAGAAATACAAAGAAGACTTCTTCAGGAAGTATTACAGTATCTAAGTAAAAAATCGGTAGATATTTTAAAAAATGATAAGGTGAAAAATATCAATATCATCAACTTTATCCGAAATAATCAGATTTGTACTTTTGATATGCTCGGAGAGTCTGTTCTTGTAAGAGGAAGGAGCGATGAGGATTGGATTTATATCAGCAGCAAATCTTTCGACGAGTTCATTCAACTCCTTGAAGGGTTGGACGTAGAGGATAAATGCTTTGCAGCCATTGAGGAATGGATGCTTCCATATATAATTAACGGTAAAGAAATCATGTCTCAATTAACCAGTATTAAACTTGTTTATGACAAAAAGGCTCTTTTGCCGTTTGTAAAGGCCAATGTTGTCAGATTATCAATTTCCGATGCTCAATATGTATTTGACAACTCAATGTACAAAGAGTATATATCTGTTGAGTATATAGAAGAACGGATTAATAGGGGCATTGGACTTGGCATCTGGGAAGATGGTAAATTGATAGCATGGGCGATTACCCATGATGACGGAGCCATTGGATTTCTTAATGTATTGGAAGAGTATAGAGAGAAAGGATATGGCTCGCAGATAACCGTTGCAATGATTAGGCAGTTGCTTGAATTGGATGAATTGCCTTTTGTACATATTGAAGAAGAAAATAAGAGGTCTATGAACCTTGCTTTAAAAGTAGGATTTAAGAAGGATAGGCGGGTGCATTGGATTAAACTTAAGTAATGTTGATTGATATATTAGCCACAAGCAAGACAAATCCTATATCAATAAATAAACTGAAAGGAAGTGTAATATGAAGAATTTAGGGACTGCGAGAATTGAAACTGACAGGTTGATTTTAAGACGATTTAATATGAATGATACAGAAGATATGTATAATAATTGGGCAAATGATGACAGAGTAACTAAGTTTCTTACATGGCCTACACATTCAAATGTTGATATAAGTAGAGAAGTTTTAAAATCCTGGATAAATGATTATTCTAATGAAAAATTTTATCAATGGTGTATTGAATTGAAAGAAGTTAATCAAGCGATAGGAAGCATATCAGTTGTTCATCTAAACGAGGAAGTAAACTCTGTTGAGATTGGTTATTGTATAGGGTATAACTATTGGAATAAAGGGATAACTTCAGAAGCATTGAAAGCAATTGTAAAATTCTTTTTTAATGATGTACAAGTAAACCGTATTGAGGCTCGACATGACACAAAAAATCCAAACTCAGGTAAAGTAATGGCGAAGTGTGGACTAATTTATGAAGGTACGAGAATACAGGCAGATAAAAACAATACTGGAATATGTGATATTGCCTTGTATGGTTTGATTAATCCATATGCTAAATGCTAACATTCTTGAAAAGGACTCTTGCAACTAAATCAGAAGGAATTGAGCTTGTAGGAAACCATTTGGAGTGGCAGGGGTTAAATCTTTTGAAATTTGCCTTGATGGAGG
This window of the Acetivibrio cellulolyticus CD2 genome carries:
- a CDS encoding GNAT family N-acetyltransferase, whose product is MKNLGTARIETDRLILRRFNMNDTEDMYNNWANDDRVTKFLTWPTHSNVDISREVLKSWINDYSNEKFYQWCIELKEVNQAIGSISVVHLNEEVNSVEIGYCIGYNYWNKGITSEALKAIVKFFFNDVQVNRIEARHDTKNPNSGKVMAKCGLIYEGTRIQADKNNTGICDIALYGLINPYAKC
- a CDS encoding GNAT family N-acetyltransferase, whose protein sequence is MIYFKTQRLVFRDWKEQDLNEFRIMNKDTRVMKYFAKTLIDEETDRFYNIIQDEFRNYGYGLYAVETRHNNGFIGFIGFHWANFNSQFTPCIEIGWRLKYEAWGNGFATEGAKACLKYGFETLEFNKIYSFTSKINLQSENVMKKIGMVKVMEFEHPNIIEDSLLRKHVLYAIELNQMKV
- a CDS encoding GNAT family N-acetyltransferase produces the protein MEIEYFDINKINNDQFDFAIVCAVYKGKWVFVKQRNRDTWDMPGGHKEENEDVNVTASRELYEETGTLDHEIEPLYDYSVTIGETTTYGRLFYAKVIKIGFLPESEISEVRFFKIVPDNLTYPEIQRRLLQEVLQYLSKKSVDILKNDKVKNINIINFIRNNQICTFDMLGESVLVRGRSDEDWIYISSKSFDEFIQLLEGLDVEDKCFAAIEEWMLPYIINGKEIMSQLTSIKLVYDKKALLPFVKANVVRLSISDAQYVFDNSMYKEYISVEYIEERINRGIGLGIWEDGKLIAWAITHDDGAIGFLNVLEEYREKGYGSQITVAMIRQLLELDELPFVHIEEENKRSMNLALKVGFKKDRRVHWIKLK